From a single Nicotiana tomentosiformis chromosome 2, ASM39032v3, whole genome shotgun sequence genomic region:
- the LOC104096918 gene encoding DNA replication ATP-dependent helicase/nuclease JHS1 isoform X5: protein MAPKKRTSSGSTKKSSNQSQNLQHQQQSQPSKFGIQHFFERHTQNVLSQKSKPLLVPHNSNSNSFQIPQENSSVSVPETSRNDGLNLKKCDKDSAVSRDKGYKNVNKSDHIDVTERFKDRGVGDGKNKEKRVTLKMNDSGGPSQSTPTENVVTAGSGKEKNQAEITPELCKSVSVKRLKFSPGMLIKQSQDDGGDEVSWRISPVNERLHAVSKQLPEMVKVLADSSRFNSLSIQECSLKKTSPGTERKFEKRLCSPPLKALDKSLVSSNRASLRNRNTDHVMDLWETNGNLSCQSKAEVTNSQSPFQTPPSLTYGSDKPANVVNNNEFSDQLGSRQHKKALIELLDQVEDVISVEPKSKEKVAHSHDEPAKPASIVLEDVISVVPKYEEKVASHSHEEPAAIVLEDVINVEPKCEEKVASRSHDEPAKPAAILQKSAESFCARDQRKESTIYFLVLEVSEKHGQVETSGQQYSFKVLRILNEQSGEERVLHLRDEWCYSVVAPGDTIHVIGEFDSEGKCEINREKNFLIVHPDVLVSGTRVASSFSCSRRAVLDERLKSGEYSAAALIGTLLHQMFQAGLIRESPTQEFLEDYARIVLQKSLESLYACGVDENDTHKTLIEAIPKLLNWIRSFQYSEVSEGPSIDFGSEDGVKKIKVCEVLDIEEMAWAPKYGLKGMIDASLRVNVKFNTSKHNEMIMPLEFKTGKATNGLATMEHNAQVMLYTLLMSERYSQHIGHGLLYYLHTDHTQGITVRRSDLVGLIMRRNELANDLLKTTITQQLPPMLQSPNMCRGCRHLNVCTVYHKAYGGTTEGSGLGGVFDSLVSHLTIAHTNFLQKWDQLIDLEAKEVEVVKKEIWCSQSSKNDFYASYLSSLVLDTSERTTPTNFCKGNQFTYHFVHRDWTSLGTHQQDGDALNSYNFPMKKFESSLGNGDYVVLSTEPGGILIATGVVVDMSCSRISVSLSKRLRLPGSSRTSQAQDLHQQLWRIHKDEFMGSFAIMRFNLIQLFLQNDQSSHLRKMIVDLEVPRFDSGCQFSQDPAISYIWSEKNLNDDQRRAILKILTAKDYALILGMPGTGKTSTMVYAVKALLMRGSSILLTSYTNSAVDNLLLKLKAQGIDFIRIGRYEVVHEEVRENCLSMMDAHGLEEIKQRIDQSKVVAVTCLGITSPLLSNKRFDVCIMDEAGQTTLPVSLGPLTFASKFVLVGDHYQLPPLVQSAEARENGMAVSLFCRLSEAHPQAICALQSQVSHVCSHNGIIKCLDIW from the exons ATGGCTCCAAAGAAAAGAACAAGTTCAGGATCAACGAAGAAATCAAGCAATCAAAGCCAGAACCTTCAGCATCAGCAGCAATCTCAGCCGTCCAAATTCGGGATCCAGCATTTCTTTGAACGCCACACCCAAAATGTCCTCTCTCAGAAATCCAAACCCCTCCTCGTTCCCCACAACTCCAATTCCAACTCAtttcaaatccctcaagaaaattccAGTGTCTCAGTACCAGAAACTTCTAGAAATGATGGATTGAATTTGAAAAAGTGTGACAAGGATAGTGCGGTGTCTCGAGATAAAGGTTATAAAAATGTAAATAAATCGGATCATATTGATGTAACAGAGAGATTTAAGGATAGGGGAGTTGGGGATGGTAAAAACAAGGAAAAAAGAGTTACTTTGAAAATGAATGACTCGGGTGGTCCGTCTCAGAGTACACCTACGGAGAATGTGGTAACTGCAGGTTCAGGGAAGGAGAAAAATCAAGCAGAAATAACGCCTGAGTTATGCAAGTCCGTGTCTGTGAAGCGCTTAAAGTTTTCTCCAGGAATG CTGATCAAGCAAAGCCAGGATGATGGAGGTGATGAAGTATCATGGAGAATATCTCCAGTGAATGAACGACTTCATGCCGTGTCCAAACAACTACCAGAGATGGTAAAAGTGTTGGCGGATTCATCACGCTTCAACTCCTTAAGTATTCAAGAATGTTCGCTGAAAAAG ACGTCTCCCGGGACAGAAAGAAAGTTTGAGAAGCGGCTTTGTTCACCTCCACTGAAGGCGCTTGATAAATCATTAGTAAGCTCAAATAGGGCTAGCTTGAGAAACAGAAACACCGATCATGTAATGGATCTGTGGGAAACCAATGGAAACTTAAGCTGCCAGAGCAAAGCTGAAGTAACTAACAGTCAGAGTCCTTTTCAGACTCCACCATCTTTGACATACGGCAGCGATAAG CCTGCCAATGTGGTCAATAATAATGAATTCTCTGATCAGCTTGGTTCAAGGCAACACAAAAAG GCATTGATTGAGCTTTTAGACCAAGTAGAAGATGTAATTTCGGTTGAACCAAAATCTAAAGAGAAAGTTGCCCATAGTCATGATGAACCAGCTAAGCCAGCTTCCATTGTACTAGAAGATGTAATTTCTGTTGTACCAAAATATGAGGAGAAAGTTGCATCCCATAGTCATGAAGAGCCAGCTGCCATTGTGCTAGAAGATGTCATTAATGTTGAACCAAAATGTGAGGAGAAAGTTGCATCCCGTAGTCATGATGAACCAGCTAAGCCAGCTGCCATTTTGCAGAAATCGGCAGAAAGTTTTTGTGCACGTGACCAAAGGAAAGAGTCAACTATCTATTTTCTTGTATTGGAG GTTTCTGAGAAGCATGGACAAGTTGAAACATCTGGACAGCAGTATTCCTTCAAG GTTTTGCGTATACTGAATGAACAAAGTGGAGAAGAGCGGGTTTTGCATTTGAGGGATGAGTG GTGCTATAGTGTTGTTGCACCAGGAGATACTATTCATGTCATTGGTGAGTTTGACAGCGAAGGAAAATGTGAAATAAACCGCGAGAAGAATTTTCTCATTGTTCATCCAGATGTTTTAGTCTCTGGAACAAGG GTTGCTTCCAGTTTCAGTTGCTCAAGGCGAGCTGTGCTGGATGAGAGGTTAAAATCTGGCGAGTATTCAGCTGCAGCATTGATTGGTACATTATTGCATCAGATGTTTCAG GCTGGGCTGATCAGAGAGTCCCCTACACAAGAATTCTTGGAGGATTATGCAAGGATAGTGCTCCAGAAAAGTCTTGAGAGCCTATATGCATGTGGAG TTGATGAAAATGATACTCACAAGACATTGATTGAGGCAATTCCAAAACTGCTGAATTGGATACGTTCCTTCCAATATTCAGAG GTTTCAGAAGGCCCAAGTATTGATTTTGGAAGTGAAGACGGAGTTAAGAAGATTAAAGTATGTGAA GTACTTGATATTGAAGAAATGGCATGGGCCCCAAAATATGGGTTGAAAGGCATGATTGATGCATCCTTGCGAGTAAATGTAAAATTCAACACCAGTAAACATAATGAGATGATTATGCCTCTCGAATTTAAAACTGGGAAGGCAACAAATGGACTGGCAA CTATGGAACATAATGCTCAAGTGATGCTGTATACCCTTCTAATGTCAGAAAG ATACTCGCAGCATATTGGACATGGTCTCCTGTATTATCTGCACACAGATCATACGCAG GGAATTACTGTTCGAAGATCTGACTTGGTTGGCCTAATAATGCGCCGTAATGAACTTGCAAATGATCTTCTCAAGACCACTATAACTCAACAACTGCCACCAATGTTACAG AGTCCAAATATGTGCAGAGGCTGTCGACACCTCAATGTCTGTACTGTTTATCATAAG gcaTATGGTGGCACCACAGAAGGTAGCGGTTTGGGCGGTGTGTTTGATTCACTTGTTAGCCATCTAACAATTGCACATactaattttcttcaaaaatggGATCAGTTGATTGACTTGGAGGCTAAAGAAGTTGAG GTTGTAAAGAAAGAAATTTGGTGTTCACAAAGTTCAAAGAATGACTTTTACGCTTCTTACTTATCTTCTCTTGTCCTTGATACATCAGAACGAACCACACCAACAAACTTTTGCAAAGGAAAtcaatttacttatcactttgtACATCGAGATTGGACTTCCTTGGGCACTCATCAACAGGATGGAGATGCTCTTAATAGTTATAATTTTCCCATGAAAAAGTTTGAATCCTCACTTGGGAATGGGGATTATGTG GTATTGAGCACTGAACCTGGTGGTATACTAATAGCTACTGGAGTTGTTGTAGATATGAGTTGCTCTCGCATCTCG GTATCTCTTTCCAAACGCTTAAGGCTTCCAGGTAGCAGCCGGACTTCACAGGCACAAGATCTTCATCAGCAGTTGTGGCGAATTCATAAAGATGAATTTATGGGTTCATTTGCAATTatgag ATTCAACCTCATACAACTATTTCTGCAAAATGATCAGAGTTCTCATCTGAGGAAGATGATAGTTGATCTGGAG GTGCCTAGGTTTGATAGTGGATGCCAATTTAGTCAAGACCCTGCCATCTCATACATTTGGTCAGAGAAAAACTTGAATGACGATCAGCGCCGAGCCATACTTAAG ATACTTACGGCAAAGGATTATGCGCTGATACTAGGAATGCCAGGGACAGGTAAAACATCCACTATGGTCTATGCTGTGAAGGCGCTGTTGATGAGAGGTTCATCCATTTTGCTTACCTCCTATACAAACTCAGCTGTTGATAATCTGCTTCTCAAACTGAAGGCTCAG GGTATAGATTTTATTCGCATTGGAAGATATGAGGTTGTACACGAGGAAGTTCGAGAGAATTGCTTATCAA TGATGGACGCTCATGGTCTTGAAGAGATAAAGCAAAGGATAGATCAAAGCAAAGTTGTTGCTGTTACGTGTTTGGGGATAACTAGCCCATTGCTTTCAAACAAGAGATTTGATGTGTGTATCATGGATGAAGCCGGACAAACTACGTTGCCG GTATCATTGGGACCATTGACATTTGCATCAAAATTTGTTCTAGTTGGGGATCATTATCAATTACCACCACTCGTCCAG AGTGCAGAGGCTAGAGAAAATGGAATGGCAGTAAGCCTGTTCTGCAGACTCTCAGAAGCTCATCCCCAAGCAATTTGTGCTTTGCAAAGCCAGGTAT CGCATGTGTGCAGCCATAATGGCATTATCAAATGCCTTGATATATGGTAA
- the LOC104096918 gene encoding DNA replication ATP-dependent helicase/nuclease JHS1 isoform X6, protein MFAEKERKFEKRLCSPPLKALDKSLVSSNRASLRNRNTDHVMDLWETNGNLSCQSKAEVTNSQSPFQTPPSLTYGSDKPANVVNNNEFSDQLGSRQHKKALIELLDQVEDVISVEPKSKEKVAHSHDEPAKPASIVLEDVISVVPKYEEKVASHSHEEPAAIVLEDVINVEPKCEEKVASRSHDEPAKPAAILQKSAESFCARDQRKESTIYFLVLEVSEKHGQVETSGQQYSFKVLRILNEQSGEERVLHLRDEWCYSVVAPGDTIHVIGEFDSEGKCEINREKNFLIVHPDVLVSGTRVASSFSCSRRAVLDERLKSGEYSAAALIGTLLHQMFQAGLIRESPTQEFLEDYARIVLQKSLESLYACGVDENDTHKTLIEAIPKLLNWIRSFQYSEVSEGPSIDFGSEDGVKKIKVCEVLDIEEMAWAPKYGLKGMIDASLRVNVKFNTSKHNEMIMPLEFKTGKATNGLATMEHNAQVMLYTLLMSERYSQHIGHGLLYYLHTDHTQGITVRRSDLVGLIMRRNELANDLLKTTITQQLPPMLQSPNMCRGCRHLNVCTVYHKAYGGTTEGSGLGGVFDSLVSHLTIAHTNFLQKWDQLIDLEAKEVEVVKKEIWCSQSSKNDFYASYLSSLVLDTSERTTPTNFCKGNQFTYHFVHRDWTSLGTHQQDGDALNSYNFPMKKFESSLGNGDYVVLSTEPGGILIATGVVVDMSCSRISVSLSKRLRLPGSSRTSQAQDLHQQLWRIHKDEFMGSFAIMRFNLIQLFLQNDQSSHLRKMIVDLEVPRFDSGCQFSQDPAISYIWSEKNLNDDQRRAILKILTAKDYALILGMPGTGKTSTMVYAVKALLMRGSSILLTSYTNSAVDNLLLKLKAQGIDFIRIGRYEVVHEEVRENCLSMMDAHGLEEIKQRIDQSKVVAVTCLGITSPLLSNKRFDVCIMDEAGQTTLPVSLGPLTFASKFVLVGDHYQLPPLVQSAEARENGMAVSLFCRLSEAHPQAICALQSQYRMCAAIMALSNALIYGNRLRCGSSQVENAKIKYTTLPSGPAWMKEAMNPDRPVVFINTDLLLAFETNDRKAVNNPMEANIIAEIVRRLLSRGILEEDIGIITPYNSQVDLIRQSVSTSVEIHTIDKYQGRDKDCILLSFVRSSENPRNYVSSLLGDWHRINVALTRAKKKLIMVGSCITLSNVPLLKLLIEKVEEQGGILTVSKKDIAHKPELKRCSNLR, encoded by the exons ATGTTCGCTGAAAAAG AAAGAAAGTTTGAGAAGCGGCTTTGTTCACCTCCACTGAAGGCGCTTGATAAATCATTAGTAAGCTCAAATAGGGCTAGCTTGAGAAACAGAAACACCGATCATGTAATGGATCTGTGGGAAACCAATGGAAACTTAAGCTGCCAGAGCAAAGCTGAAGTAACTAACAGTCAGAGTCCTTTTCAGACTCCACCATCTTTGACATACGGCAGCGATAAG CCTGCCAATGTGGTCAATAATAATGAATTCTCTGATCAGCTTGGTTCAAGGCAACACAAAAAG GCATTGATTGAGCTTTTAGACCAAGTAGAAGATGTAATTTCGGTTGAACCAAAATCTAAAGAGAAAGTTGCCCATAGTCATGATGAACCAGCTAAGCCAGCTTCCATTGTACTAGAAGATGTAATTTCTGTTGTACCAAAATATGAGGAGAAAGTTGCATCCCATAGTCATGAAGAGCCAGCTGCCATTGTGCTAGAAGATGTCATTAATGTTGAACCAAAATGTGAGGAGAAAGTTGCATCCCGTAGTCATGATGAACCAGCTAAGCCAGCTGCCATTTTGCAGAAATCGGCAGAAAGTTTTTGTGCACGTGACCAAAGGAAAGAGTCAACTATCTATTTTCTTGTATTGGAG GTTTCTGAGAAGCATGGACAAGTTGAAACATCTGGACAGCAGTATTCCTTCAAG GTTTTGCGTATACTGAATGAACAAAGTGGAGAAGAGCGGGTTTTGCATTTGAGGGATGAGTG GTGCTATAGTGTTGTTGCACCAGGAGATACTATTCATGTCATTGGTGAGTTTGACAGCGAAGGAAAATGTGAAATAAACCGCGAGAAGAATTTTCTCATTGTTCATCCAGATGTTTTAGTCTCTGGAACAAGG GTTGCTTCCAGTTTCAGTTGCTCAAGGCGAGCTGTGCTGGATGAGAGGTTAAAATCTGGCGAGTATTCAGCTGCAGCATTGATTGGTACATTATTGCATCAGATGTTTCAG GCTGGGCTGATCAGAGAGTCCCCTACACAAGAATTCTTGGAGGATTATGCAAGGATAGTGCTCCAGAAAAGTCTTGAGAGCCTATATGCATGTGGAG TTGATGAAAATGATACTCACAAGACATTGATTGAGGCAATTCCAAAACTGCTGAATTGGATACGTTCCTTCCAATATTCAGAG GTTTCAGAAGGCCCAAGTATTGATTTTGGAAGTGAAGACGGAGTTAAGAAGATTAAAGTATGTGAA GTACTTGATATTGAAGAAATGGCATGGGCCCCAAAATATGGGTTGAAAGGCATGATTGATGCATCCTTGCGAGTAAATGTAAAATTCAACACCAGTAAACATAATGAGATGATTATGCCTCTCGAATTTAAAACTGGGAAGGCAACAAATGGACTGGCAA CTATGGAACATAATGCTCAAGTGATGCTGTATACCCTTCTAATGTCAGAAAG ATACTCGCAGCATATTGGACATGGTCTCCTGTATTATCTGCACACAGATCATACGCAG GGAATTACTGTTCGAAGATCTGACTTGGTTGGCCTAATAATGCGCCGTAATGAACTTGCAAATGATCTTCTCAAGACCACTATAACTCAACAACTGCCACCAATGTTACAG AGTCCAAATATGTGCAGAGGCTGTCGACACCTCAATGTCTGTACTGTTTATCATAAG gcaTATGGTGGCACCACAGAAGGTAGCGGTTTGGGCGGTGTGTTTGATTCACTTGTTAGCCATCTAACAATTGCACATactaattttcttcaaaaatggGATCAGTTGATTGACTTGGAGGCTAAAGAAGTTGAG GTTGTAAAGAAAGAAATTTGGTGTTCACAAAGTTCAAAGAATGACTTTTACGCTTCTTACTTATCTTCTCTTGTCCTTGATACATCAGAACGAACCACACCAACAAACTTTTGCAAAGGAAAtcaatttacttatcactttgtACATCGAGATTGGACTTCCTTGGGCACTCATCAACAGGATGGAGATGCTCTTAATAGTTATAATTTTCCCATGAAAAAGTTTGAATCCTCACTTGGGAATGGGGATTATGTG GTATTGAGCACTGAACCTGGTGGTATACTAATAGCTACTGGAGTTGTTGTAGATATGAGTTGCTCTCGCATCTCG GTATCTCTTTCCAAACGCTTAAGGCTTCCAGGTAGCAGCCGGACTTCACAGGCACAAGATCTTCATCAGCAGTTGTGGCGAATTCATAAAGATGAATTTATGGGTTCATTTGCAATTatgag ATTCAACCTCATACAACTATTTCTGCAAAATGATCAGAGTTCTCATCTGAGGAAGATGATAGTTGATCTGGAG GTGCCTAGGTTTGATAGTGGATGCCAATTTAGTCAAGACCCTGCCATCTCATACATTTGGTCAGAGAAAAACTTGAATGACGATCAGCGCCGAGCCATACTTAAG ATACTTACGGCAAAGGATTATGCGCTGATACTAGGAATGCCAGGGACAGGTAAAACATCCACTATGGTCTATGCTGTGAAGGCGCTGTTGATGAGAGGTTCATCCATTTTGCTTACCTCCTATACAAACTCAGCTGTTGATAATCTGCTTCTCAAACTGAAGGCTCAG GGTATAGATTTTATTCGCATTGGAAGATATGAGGTTGTACACGAGGAAGTTCGAGAGAATTGCTTATCAA TGATGGACGCTCATGGTCTTGAAGAGATAAAGCAAAGGATAGATCAAAGCAAAGTTGTTGCTGTTACGTGTTTGGGGATAACTAGCCCATTGCTTTCAAACAAGAGATTTGATGTGTGTATCATGGATGAAGCCGGACAAACTACGTTGCCG GTATCATTGGGACCATTGACATTTGCATCAAAATTTGTTCTAGTTGGGGATCATTATCAATTACCACCACTCGTCCAG AGTGCAGAGGCTAGAGAAAATGGAATGGCAGTAAGCCTGTTCTGCAGACTCTCAGAAGCTCATCCCCAAGCAATTTGTGCTTTGCAAAGCCAG TACCGCATGTGTGCAGCCATAATGGCATTATCAAATGCCTTGATATATGGTAACAGATTGCGATGTGGTTCTTCTCAAGTAGAAAATGCCAAAATCAAGTACACAACATTGCCATCTGGACCTGCGTGGATGAAGGAG GCTATGAATCCAGACAGACCTGTCGTCTTTATAAACACAG ATTTGTTGCTTGCATTTGAAACAAATGACCGTAAAGCCGTAAATAACCCAATGGAAGCAAATATCATTGCTGAG ATCGTGCGTAGGTTGTTGAGCAGAGGTATATTGGAGGAAGATATTGGCATCATTACACCCTACAACTCTCAGGTAGATCTTATCCGGCAATCTGTTTCCACATCAGTGGAGATACATACCATTGATAAATACCAG GGAAGGGATAAAGATTGCATTCTGCTATCCTTTGTAAGGTCAAGTGAAAATCCAAGAAACTATGTTTCTTCATTGCTTGGAGACTGGCACAGGATTAACGTGGCTCTTACACGTGCTAAG AAGAAGTTGATAATGGTAGGTTCATGCATTACACTATCAAACGTGCCTCTGCTAAAACTTCTCATAGAAAAGGTGGAAGAGCAAGGTGGCATTTTGACCGTCTCCAAGAAGGATATTGCTCATAAGCCGGAATTGAAGAGATGCTCCAACCTGAGATGA